The DNA region CCTCCTCAGGAGTCTGGATAGGCTGGAATGCATCCTTGCCATAGTGAGCATAGTGACCAGATGTTACATAGAGACTCTTGCCACCGATACCTGGGCAGATAACCTCCTGATAGTTGTAAGGCTTCAGGAGAGAACGAAGCAACTCCTGCAGACGCAGGCGGAGCTGTGTACCCTTTGGCAACCAGATAGGGAGACCCTTACCTACACGCTCTGAGAACATGAAGAGTTCCATCTCCTTACCGATCTTACGGTGGTCACGCTTCTTAGCCTCTTCGAGAATTACCAAGTACTCATCGAGCATCTTCTTCTTAGGGAAGCTGATACCGTAGATACGGGTCATCTGCTCGCGCTTGGCATCACCGCGCCAGAATGCACCAGCCACACTTGTAATCTTCACAGCCTTGATAAGGCCAGTGTTCATCAAGTGAGGACCACGACAGAGGTCGGTGAAATTGCCCTGGGTATATGTGGTGATGGTACCATCCTCCAAGTCCTGCTCAATATGCTCGCACTTGTAAGTCTGACCGTCAGCCTTGAACTCAGCGAGAGCATCAGCCTTAGCCACCTCCTTGCGAACCACAGGTTCGTTCTTTTTGGCAAGTTCCATCATCTTAGCCTCAATCTTGGCGAAATCATTCTCTGAGATCACCTGACCCTCGGCTGGCATCACGTCGTAGAAGAAACCACTCTCTACGGCTGGACCGAAACCGAACTGGATGCCTGGGTAAAGCTCCTGAAGAGCCTCAGCCAACAAGTGGGCAGATGTATGCCAGAATGTGTGCTTACCCTGCTCATCCTCAAACTTGTAGAGTTCTACATTTGCATCCTCATCGATAGGACGGTTCAACTCTACTGTCTCACCATTAACACCGCAAGATACAACGTTGCGAGCGAGAGCCGGTGAGATGCTCTCGGCGATTTGTAAGCCAGTTACGCCCTGTTCATACTCACGAACAGATCCGTCTGGGAATGTGATTTTTACCATAACAACTTAGTATTTTTATTAAATCGTCTGCAAAAGTACGATTTCTTTTTGTAACAAGCGAATAAAAATGCATTTATTTTGCTAAACTTTGCTAACACCTCTTTATATTAAGGGCTTTTAAGACCGAAAATGCTGAGATATTGAAGTTTTCATCTGCTTTTCTACCAATATTTCGTAACACTTTGTAA from Segatella copri includes:
- the thrS gene encoding threonine--tRNA ligase; this translates as MVKITFPDGSVREYEQGVTGLQIAESISPALARNVVSCGVNGETVELNRPIDEDANVELYKFEDEQGKHTFWHTSAHLLAEALQELYPGIQFGFGPAVESGFFYDVMPAEGQVISENDFAKIEAKMMELAKKNEPVVRKEVAKADALAEFKADGQTYKCEHIEQDLEDGTITTYTQGNFTDLCRGPHLMNTGLIKAVKITSVAGAFWRGDAKREQMTRIYGISFPKKKMLDEYLVILEEAKKRDHRKIGKEMELFMFSERVGKGLPIWLPKGTQLRLRLQELLRSLLKPYNYQEVICPGIGGKSLYVTSGHYAHYGKDAFQPIQTPEEDEEYMLKPMNCPHHCEVYARKPRSYKDLPLRIAEFGTVFRYEKSGELHGLTRVRTFTQDDAHIFVRPEQVKAEFENVIDVILKVFKIFGFENYEAQISLRDPKDTEKYIGSDEIWEESENAIREACKEKGLETREEVGEAAFYGPKLDFMVKDAIGRRWQLGTIQVDYNLPERFKLEYTAEDNSKKTPVMIHRAPFGSLERFTAVLIEHTAGHFPLWLTPDQVAILPISEKFNDYAQKVRQYLDKQGVRALVDDRNEKIGRKIRDNELKRVPYMVIVGEKESAEGLVSMRKQGGGEQATMSMEEFAQRINAEVAEQLKAAEE